In Sulfitobacter albidus, the following proteins share a genomic window:
- a CDS encoding vWA domain-containing protein, whose product MRLTPLVLAATLATPGLASQTCTDDAMIVFDGSGSMSEMGFNDLDEPRIFEAREALRTALPQIAQSRKLGLVTYGPGGDDLCTGITLHFPPRADAAGAIIATTDALTPEGSTALTAAVALAAQALAHETRPATIVLVTDGKETCGGTPCQLAAELEATGIDTTVHVIGFKVRGDYFSWQSQGAAEYREADAPARCLADTTGGKYVRAETLDELIGALRVTLGCTILF is encoded by the coding sequence ATGCGCCTCACACCCCTTGTCCTCGCGGCCACCCTCGCCACGCCCGGCCTTGCCAGCCAGACCTGCACCGATGACGCGATGATCGTGTTTGACGGATCGGGGTCGATGTCGGAGATGGGGTTCAACGATCTGGATGAGCCGCGGATCTTCGAGGCGCGCGAGGCCCTGCGCACAGCCCTTCCGCAGATCGCGCAGAGCCGCAAGCTGGGGTTGGTGACCTACGGGCCCGGCGGCGACGATCTGTGCACCGGGATCACCCTGCATTTTCCGCCCCGCGCGGATGCGGCGGGCGCGATCATCGCCACCACCGATGCGCTGACGCCCGAGGGCAGCACCGCGCTGACGGCCGCCGTCGCGCTCGCGGCACAGGCGCTCGCGCACGAGACGCGCCCGGCGACCATTGTGCTGGTCACCGACGGGAAGGAAACCTGCGGCGGCACGCCCTGCCAGCTCGCCGCTGAGCTGGAGGCGACAGGCATCGACACCACCGTGCATGTGATCGGCTTCAAGGTGCGGGGCGATTACTTCTCGTGGCAAAGCCAGGGCGCGGCGGAGTACCGCGAGGCAGACGCCCCCGCCCGCTGCCTGGCCGACACGACCGGCGGGAAATACGTGCGCGCCGAAACCCTCGATGAGCTGATCGGCGCGCTGCGCGTCACGCTGGGCTGCACGATCCTGTTCTAG
- a CDS encoding DUF2848 domain-containing protein, with product MAHYLELELVEGDRVTPVSFVPQRFIVAGWTGRDRAAMEHHMDELEALGIKRPDSTPVFYRNSVTRLVQVDTLQTPGPGSSGEVEYVLFNIEGEIWVGVGSDHTDRDVEAYNITVSKQMCDKPVGRQLWRYADLRAVWDDLRVESHAVIDGAEVLYQQGTLAKMLSAEDLMAALEAQTGTPFGPGDVMMGGTLPAIGGVRPGSRFAFSLEDPRSGARLDAAYTIEVLDNVG from the coding sequence ATGGCACATTACCTGGAACTTGAGCTGGTGGAGGGCGATCGGGTGACGCCCGTTTCCTTTGTACCGCAGCGCTTTATCGTGGCGGGTTGGACGGGGCGCGACCGCGCCGCGATGGAGCACCACATGGACGAGCTGGAGGCGCTGGGGATCAAGCGGCCCGACAGCACGCCGGTGTTCTACCGCAATTCGGTCACGCGGCTGGTGCAGGTGGATACGCTGCAAACCCCCGGCCCCGGATCGTCGGGGGAGGTGGAATACGTGCTGTTCAACATCGAGGGCGAGATCTGGGTCGGCGTCGGATCGGACCACACCGACCGCGATGTGGAAGCCTACAACATCACCGTGTCAAAGCAGATGTGCGACAAGCCGGTTGGCCGCCAGCTGTGGCGCTACGCGGATTTGCGCGCCGTCTGGGACGATCTGCGGGTGGAAAGCCACGCGGTGATCGACGGGGCGGAGGTGCTGTATCAACAAGGCACGCTGGCCAAGATGCTGTCGGCGGAAGATCTGATGGCCGCGTTGGAGGCGCAGACCGGCACGCCCTTCGGCCCCGGCGACGTGATGATGGGCGGCACCCTGCCCGCCATCGGCGGCGTGCGCCCCGGATCGCGGTTTGCGTTCTCGCTGGAGGATCCGCGCAGCGGTGCCCGGCTCGACGCCGCCTACACCATCGAGGTTCTCGACAACGTCGGCTAG
- the rplP gene encoding 50S ribosomal protein L16, with translation MLQPKRTKFRKQFKGSIKGMAKGGSDLNFGTYGLKALQPERVTARQIEAARRAMTRHMKRQGRVWIRIFPDVPVTSKPVEVRMGKGKGSVDFWAAKVKPGRVMFEIDGVGEDVAREALRLAAMKLPIKTRVVVREDW, from the coding sequence ATGCTACAGCCAAAACGTACGAAGTTCCGCAAGCAGTTCAAAGGCTCGATCAAGGGCATGGCAAAGGGCGGGTCCGACCTGAACTTTGGCACCTACGGCCTGAAGGCACTGCAGCCGGAGCGTGTGACAGCACGCCAGATCGAAGCCGCACGCCGTGCCATGACGCGCCACATGAAGCGTCAGGGCCGCGTCTGGATCCGCATCTTCCCCGATGTGCCCGTGACCTCCAAACCCGTCGAAGTGCGTATGGGTAAGGGTAAAGGCTCCGTGGACTTCTGGGCGGCCAAGGTGAAGCCCGGCCGTGTGATGTTCGAAATCGACGGCGTCGGCGAAGACGTCGCGCGTGAGGCCCTGCGCCTCGCCGCGATGAAACTGCCGATCAAAACCCGCGTCGTCGTCCGCGAGGATTGGTGA
- the rpsC gene encoding 30S ribosomal protein S3: MGNKVNPIGMRLQVNRTWDSRWYADTKDYGNLLLEDIAIREFIKEECKQAGISRVIIERPHKKCRVTIHTARPGVIIGKKGADIEGLRKKLAQFTDSELHLNIVEVRKPELDAALVGESIAQQLERRVSFRRAMKRAVQNAMRMGAQGIRVNLAGRLGGAEIARTEWYREGRVPLHTLRADIDYAHVEAMTAYGIIGIKTWIFKGEIMEHDPAARDRKAQEMQDGPAPRGAGGRR, encoded by the coding sequence ATGGGTAACAAAGTAAACCCGATCGGCATGCGTCTGCAGGTCAACCGCACCTGGGACAGCCGCTGGTACGCCGATACCAAGGACTACGGCAACCTTCTGCTCGAAGACATCGCGATCCGTGAGTTCATCAAGGAAGAGTGCAAGCAGGCCGGCATCAGCCGTGTGATCATCGAGCGTCCGCACAAGAAGTGCCGCGTCACGATCCACACAGCGCGTCCCGGCGTGATCATCGGCAAGAAAGGCGCGGACATCGAAGGTCTGCGCAAGAAGCTGGCACAATTCACCGACTCAGAGCTGCACCTCAACATCGTTGAAGTGCGCAAGCCCGAGCTCGATGCCGCCCTCGTGGGCGAATCCATCGCGCAGCAGCTTGAGCGTCGCGTGTCCTTCCGCCGCGCGATGAAACGGGCGGTGCAGAATGCCATGCGTATGGGTGCCCAGGGCATCCGTGTGAACCTTGCCGGCCGTCTGGGCGGTGCTGAAATCGCGCGTACCGAATGGTACCGTGAGGGCCGCGTGCCCCTGCACACCCTGCGCGCCGACATCGATTACGCGCACGTCGAAGCGATGACCGCCTATGGCATCATCGGGATCAAGACCTGGATCTTCAAAGGCGAGATCATGGAACACGATCCCGCCGCGCGCGACCGCAAGGCTCAGGAAATGCAAGACGGCCCGGCACCTCGCGGTGCAGGCGGTCGGCGTTAA
- the rplV gene encoding 50S ribosomal protein L22, producing MSKDKNPRRVADNEARAKLRMLKTSPQKLNLVAAMIRGKKVDKALTDLTFSKKRIAVDVKKCLQSAIANGENNHNLDVDELIVAEAYVGKNMTLKRGRPRARGRFGKIMKPFAEITIVVRQVEEQA from the coding sequence ATGAGCAAGGATAAGAATCCCCGCCGCGTCGCCGACAATGAGGCACGCGCCAAGCTGCGGATGCTGAAAACCAGCCCGCAAAAACTGAACCTCGTCGCCGCGATGATCCGTGGCAAGAAGGTGGACAAGGCCCTCACGGACCTGACCTTCTCGAAAAAGCGGATCGCTGTGGACGTGAAGAAATGCCTTCAGTCCGCGATTGCGAACGGCGAAAACAACCACAACCTCGACGTGGATGAGCTGATCGTGGCCGAGGCCTATGTCGGCAAGAACATGACGCTCAAGCGGGGCCGCCCCCGTGCGCGTGGCCGTTTTGGCAAGATCATGAAGCCATTCGCCGAAATCACCATCGTCGTGCGCCAGGTTGAGGAGCAAGCATAA
- the rpsS gene encoding 30S ribosomal protein S19: MSRSVWKGPFVDSYVLKKAEAARESGRNEVIKIWSRRSTILPQFVGLTFGVYNGHKHIPVNVSEEMIGQKFGEYSPTRTYYGHAADKKAKRK, translated from the coding sequence AAAGGTCCTTTTGTCGACAGCTATGTCCTCAAGAAGGCCGAAGCAGCGCGTGAGAGTGGCCGCAACGAAGTGATCAAGATCTGGTCGCGCCGTTCCACCATCCTGCCGCAGTTTGTGGGTCTGACGTTCGGCGTCTACAACGGCCACAAGCATATCCCGGTCAACGTCTCGGAAGAGATGATTGGCCAGAAATTCGGTGAATACTCACCGACGCGGACCTACTACGGTCACGCGGCCGACAAGAAGGCGAAACGCAAATGA